Genomic window (Chondrocystis sp. NIES-4102):
TTGACAGTTTACTAAGCTTTGATAGGCAGGAAATTGCGTAATTAGATTAATTTTAGTACCGCCATCCGTCACCAAGTAAGTATGATTATCTTCCAGGGTAACTATATGACCTTCAACATTGCCAAACGTTGCCACCAAAGGGTTATAACTTGAATTTGCATATTGGCTTACAGTGTTAAGATTTATTGTAGGTGCAACTGGAATGATAAACTTTACTTGAGGTAGATGCTGTTGAACTTTTTCGGCGATCGCCATAAGTAATGGTACACCTTGAGATAGTTTTGCAGGTTTTGAACCTATTAATAGCCCAATAGTAGGCTGAGTGGGATCTGGGTTAAGATCTCTATCTTTAATTCCCAAGGCTGTATCTGCCATTAAGTCTCCGACTAAGGAAAACTTTTCTCGATAAGACTGGGGAACTTTTTCAATTACTTTTTGATTCATCACTGCAAAATGATCAATCAAGCGATACCATCGAGCATCCCATTCGGCATAAATTAAACTAGAATACTTCAAACGTTTACTAATTAACACGGTATAGAATTGATCACCGCCCAAAAAGACAACAATACCCTGTTGATGCCATTGCCAATTTTCTGGAGTTTTTCCCCAAAGCAAAAAAGACCAAAAATCTGTAGGGGATAAAACGCGATCAATTTCAGGATAACTTAAAGCGATCGCTGCTTCTTTACCTGTACTATGGGGGCAAGGGGAAAGGATTAATGATATTCTAAGCTTTTCTCCCGCCTCTTTCATAGTTTGACGCAGACATTTGACTACAGGACGCACCCATGTTATCACCTCTCCTGGTCCATTAGATAGAATAACTACATCAGTAGGTTGCATAGAATTTTCTCTAAGTTAAGCATTGGCTATTTCGTAGACAAAACTAAGTGTTGCCCAACAATTAACATCCAAAGCATACACTTCGTTACTAGGCAATAGTTTACTATCCACCCCACTGGCAGCGTGTAAATCCTGCATGATCGCCTTTAGCACTTGTTGAGGATTTACTAAATTTAAAATTTGTTGCTGATCTAGTTTGGCGTTTTGTTGTGATGCTAGGGCTTTAAGAGTTTGAGCAAAAGGTTGAATGGCAAAAATAGCATACAAAGTATTAATACCTGCGGTTTGTGATATTTTCCATTGCCAGGAATTATCTGCTTGAGGAATGATCAATTCACTATTTCCTGCGATCGCTAGATTATTTAATTGTGCTTCTATTTCGATATTGCTAGCTAAGTTAGGAGTATAGAGAGCAAAAATTTTACCGTCAGAATCTACCCCCAATAAGATTACATATAATTCTTCCTCCTCTGCATTACTTAAAGTTAATTGTATTTGAGAACCTTTAGTTAAAACTGGTAGGGTACTTACAGAATTATAATTGTAATCAACCTCCTTCAAAGATAATAATTTTTTTGGCGGTGATGCTTGAGTTGACCTTGTTAAGGTTACTGGGGGCAAGTTAGACGATGATGCCGTTGCTGCATCTAAAGTCCCATTTACTTTTAATTTAGAAGAAAACTCATTACAAGTTAAATTTAGCCATTTAGCTGCTAATAAATTATTAAACTCAGGTTCGAGACGCTCTAAAGCTACTTTAACAGCTTTTTCTGTGCCTGTAGTTTGACCGATTAATACTCCGCCTGCGGTATACAAACCATAATTTAAAGCAGTTGTATCGCTGAGTGCTACGCTGCTTACTGTATCGGAATTTTGTTCTTGGTGAACTTTACCCAATAAACAATCAGCATCATGTTCGCCTGAAACAATTGCCGAATTGATAGCTGGAATATTAGCGATCGCGCTAGTTGCATCTACCCGTTCAATTCTTTGTAAATCTGCATCTAAAGCTAGAGTTAAACGCAAATTTGGGTCAAGTATGCGTATTTTCTCCCTAACTAACTGTCCCACTTGGGGAGAATTTTGATTGGGTAATGGTAATAATTGGGTTTTGACCGAGAAACCTTCTTTCGATTTAACCTGTAATTGAGGTGCGTTATCTCTAAGCTCTGAATCAACTAAACTCAGACAAGAATTAACACCATAGCTATTAATAATATTAGCTGGTAAACCCAATAGTTTAATTTCAATACTACCGTTATTGTTGATTTTGCTAATTACTCCAACGGCAACAGTTAGATCATTAGTATCCAAATAATAAGCAGGAGTGGATTTTTCTAGGCTACCCATAGTAGGTTGTTGTTGTCTACCCATAATCTGTTGTACAGTAGCTGCACTCTCCACAATTACAGTTTGCACTGTTGTTGGTAAAGTATTTTGCCACAAATGTTGTGTTAGAGCCTGGGTAAACAAGCCTGCACTAAAACCATGCCAATGTCTTTCTGCTGCTACCTGATTATTGCTACAAGCGGAGAGAACTATCCCAGGCAAAGATAATATTTTACTAGCTTTGAGTCCTTTAGCAGCTAAATCAGCTTGTAACTGTGCAACAAATGCTAATTCTTCTGGGTTAATATCGGCAACTTCTGGTAGTGATCGAATCTTGAGACTACTATGTAAGCTGCCTGCAGTGGTATTAAAGCTAGTATCTAAGATAAAAGTGCATTTACTAGTAGATAAACTTTGCGCCAATACTAATAAAGTTTCTTGCAAAATTCCATTAGCGATCGCGAGTTTAGACTCATTTAATACGCCATCGACAGGAATAAAACTATTAACTAGTTTAAAATCTTCTATATTAGAATCTTGTTCCTGATTTATCTGTGTAGTTAAAGGTATTTTTATCTGACCACCATAACCACTAAAATGAAATACTACTACATCATCTGCTTGTGCTTGTCCTATTAAATGATCTGTAAAAGCCGTTTCAATATTTTCTCTAGTTGCCTGGCGATCGCTTATAGTTAGAATATCTTCTGGATTAAATCCAAAACGATGAATTAGAAGCTCTCGTTGCATTTCAACATCAGTCAAACAACCTTCGAGGGGGTTGTGGTGAGGATAGCGATT
Coding sequences:
- a CDS encoding putative lipid-A-disaccharide synthase, with protein sequence MQPTDVVILSNGPGEVITWVRPVVKCLRQTMKEAGEKLRISLILSPCPHSTGKEAAIALSYPEIDRVLSPTDFWSFLLWGKTPENWQWHQQGIVVFLGGDQFYTVLISKRLKYSSLIYAEWDARWYRLIDHFAVMNQKVIEKVPQSYREKFSLVGDLMADTALGIKDRDLNPDPTQPTIGLLIGSKPAKLSQGVPLLMAIAEKVQQHLPQVKFIIPVAPTINLNTVSQYANSSYNPLVATFGNVEGHIVTLEDNHTYLVTDGGTKINLITQFPAYQSLVNCQLCLTTVGANTAELTALGIPMIVLLPTQQLDAMRSWDGLPGIMANIPGLGTIIAKLINWLILKQGRLFAWPNIWAGKEIVPELVGKLQPEAIAQVVLNYLANPNKLVQMRQQLLNVRGNTGASQKIADIIKQQISKT
- a CDS encoding peptidase C14 caspase catalytic subunit p20 produces the protein MGLDRRTFLQQAGLTWLTYGATLNGMTTGVGNNRLATLIQNYQQNLSTPTNRKLALLVGINRYPHHNPLEGCLTDVEMQRELLIHRFGFNPEDILTISDRQATRENIETAFTDHLIGQAQADDVVVFHFSGYGGQIKIPLTTQINQEQDSNIEDFKLVNSFIPVDGVLNESKLAIANGILQETLLVLAQSLSTSKCTFILDTSFNTTAGSLHSSLKIRSLPEVADINPEELAFVAQLQADLAAKGLKASKILSLPGIVLSACSNNQVAAERHWHGFSAGLFTQALTQHLWQNTLPTTVQTVIVESAATVQQIMGRQQQPTMGSLEKSTPAYYLDTNDLTVAVGVISKINNNGSIEIKLLGLPANIINSYGVNSCLSLVDSELRDNAPQLQVKSKEGFSVKTQLLPLPNQNSPQVGQLVREKIRILDPNLRLTLALDADLQRIERVDATSAIANIPAINSAIVSGEHDADCLLGKVHQEQNSDTVSSVALSDTTALNYGLYTAGGVLIGQTTGTEKAVKVALERLEPEFNNLLAAKWLNLTCNEFSSKLKVNGTLDAATASSSNLPPVTLTRSTQASPPKKLLSLKEVDYNYNSVSTLPVLTKGSQIQLTLSNAEEEELYVILLGVDSDGKIFALYTPNLASNIEIEAQLNNLAIAGNSELIIPQADNSWQWKISQTAGINTLYAIFAIQPFAQTLKALASQQNAKLDQQQILNLVNPQQVLKAIMQDLHAASGVDSKLLPSNEVYALDVNCWATLSFVYEIANA